A stretch of Lysinibacillus agricola DNA encodes these proteins:
- a CDS encoding amidohydrolase family protein, translated as MIIDIHAHIKRDETTHEYLEQELLDDMKKNYISLRVVSALEGKSIQDQNNYISDLVTRHPNQLVGCAVINPKEDSSVDETKRVLQLSGIKMIEFNSIEHGYYPDSCSNIDQILDIVEETQTPVKVFTGIGSMSMPQQWALHAKKHPNITFIFLHIGCFDYGYSCVDVANEHDNILVETSNQYEVQVLRKAFSVLPKEKLLFGSYYPTTLTKCSIDLFDMFNLEEDYLGSIYYKNAEDLLKK; from the coding sequence TTGATTATCGATATACATGCTCATATCAAAAGGGATGAGACAACTCACGAATATCTCGAACAAGAATTACTAGATGATATGAAAAAAAACTATATTTCCTTAAGGGTTGTCTCTGCGTTAGAAGGAAAGTCAATCCAGGATCAAAATAACTATATTTCGGATCTTGTAACAAGGCACCCCAATCAATTAGTTGGCTGTGCCGTCATAAATCCAAAAGAAGACAGTTCAGTAGATGAAACGAAGAGAGTGCTTCAGCTTTCTGGAATCAAAATGATTGAATTTAATTCAATAGAACATGGCTACTATCCTGATAGCTGTTCTAATATCGACCAAATTCTCGATATTGTCGAAGAAACCCAAACACCAGTGAAAGTTTTCACAGGAATTGGCTCAATGTCAATGCCTCAGCAATGGGCTCTTCATGCAAAAAAGCACCCAAATATCACATTTATTTTCCTTCATATCGGTTGCTTTGACTACGGCTATAGCTGTGTAGATGTTGCCAATGAACACGACAATATCCTAGTTGAAACCTCTAACCAGTATGAAGTGCAAGTTCTTAGAAAAGCATTTTCCGTGTTACCAAAGGAAAAATTACTATTCGGTTCTTATTATCCTACAACGTTGACCAAATGTTCGATTGACCTTTTTGATATGTTTAACTTGGAAGAGGACTATCTGGGAAGTATCTATTATAAAAACGCTGAAGATTTATTAAAGAAATAA
- a CDS encoding BtpA/SgcQ family protein, which translates to MVAFKPNCTVLSMIQPPPLPGSYRHTDQTIDEIVYYSLKETVMVQENGFDGIIIQNMNDMPVKQHAEPEAIAYMTRIAYEIRKEFPNLTMGILMNWDGVAGLSVADAVGADFVRVEHLFTGANVTSAGILEAQCVDIASLRKRIRTKVPVFADVYEVHGVPLGRKPIENAAWEAVHEAFADGLFIAGNSPAESIEMIEKVRTKLPDTPIFLGGGATGDNIYELLKYYDGVSVATWVKKGDMKNPIDSERARIFMEEANKAKEIRKNKQ; encoded by the coding sequence ATGGTAGCGTTCAAACCAAATTGTACCGTCTTATCGATGATTCAGCCGCCGCCACTTCCGGGAAGTTATCGACACACTGATCAAACAATTGATGAGATTGTGTACTATTCCTTAAAGGAAACCGTGATGGTGCAGGAAAATGGCTTTGACGGAATCATTATTCAAAATATGAATGATATGCCGGTTAAGCAGCATGCTGAGCCAGAAGCAATTGCCTATATGACTAGAATTGCTTATGAAATTAGAAAAGAGTTTCCTAACTTAACAATGGGTATTTTGATGAACTGGGATGGCGTTGCCGGATTATCTGTCGCCGATGCGGTGGGTGCAGACTTTGTAAGGGTAGAACATCTCTTTACCGGAGCAAATGTAACGAGCGCGGGCATTCTTGAAGCGCAATGCGTTGATATTGCTAGTCTTAGAAAAAGAATCAGAACTAAAGTGCCGGTTTTTGCCGATGTATACGAAGTCCATGGCGTGCCACTAGGCCGTAAACCGATTGAAAATGCCGCTTGGGAGGCCGTTCACGAGGCATTTGCAGATGGACTATTTATCGCAGGAAATAGCCCGGCTGAAAGCATTGAGATGATCGAGAAGGTAAGAACGAAATTGCCTGATACTCCTATCTTCTTAGGCGGCGGAGCAACTGGAGATAACATTTATGAACTACTAAAATACTATGATGGCGTATCGGTGGCTACATGGGTGAAAAAAGGCGATATGAAAAATCCAATTGATTCTGAACGAGCTCGCATTTTTATGGAAGAAGCGAACAAGGCGAAGGAAATTCGAAAAAACAAACAATAA
- a CDS encoding phosphocarrier protein HPr yields MIEKQYQVIEETGIHARPASILVKVAGKYDSSIQLEYNEKRVNLKSIMGVMALGIGQGAEIKIIVDGTDEKEALQSIEEILKKEGLAL; encoded by the coding sequence ATGATTGAAAAACAATATCAGGTTATTGAAGAAACAGGAATTCATGCTCGCCCCGCATCTATTTTAGTAAAGGTTGCTGGGAAATATGATTCAAGTATTCAGCTTGAATATAACGAAAAGAGAGTAAACTTAAAATCCATCATGGGCGTAATGGCTCTAGGAATCGGCCAAGGTGCAGAAATCAAAATTATTGTTGACGGTACCGATGAAAAAGAAGCATTACAAAGCATAGAAGAAATTTTAAAGAAGGAAGGTCTAGCGTTATAA